The DNA region GTATCGATGGGCTTCACGGCAGCCAGGGGCGCCTTTGTGATTGCGGGCTTCTTGTCCGCGCCGCTCCCGATCGCCGCCTCAGCCGCTTTCAACGCCTCGCTCGCCGACAGCGTCGTCGAACTGGCCTTGCCGCGTGGGCCGGTCTTCGAGGTCTTTGGTGAAACAGCCATGACCATCCTCCGTTTGTTGCACTGCACAATAAGCATTTCGCAAGTAGGATGCAAGAGTTATTGTGCAGTGCAACAAAAATGACATGGTAGCCAATCGCGTCTGTCACGCCGCTAACGAAAAGGCGCTGAAACGCTGGTTTGTTGCCAGGCTCAGCGCATCTTTACGTAACGTCCGGGCGCGTCTTCGATCGCTTTCAGCTTGCCGCCGCCCGGCTTGCGCGCGCCCTTGACCGGGACTTGGCGCGAATCACCCTGTTGCTCGATCCAGTTGCGCCAGTCGGGCCACCAGCTGCCCTTGGTCTCCGTCGCAGCCGCCAGGAAATCGTCCAGCGTCGCCTGCGGCTGCGCGCTCACCCAATATTGATATTTATTCGCCACCGGCGGATTGATGACGCCCGCGATATGCCCTGATCCCGCCAGCAGGAAGCGCACCGGACCGGACAGATTTTCGGTCAGCTTCCACACGCTTTCCAGCGGCGCGATATGGTCTTCCCGCCCGGCCTGGACATAGGCCGGGGTTTGCACCTGGCGCAGGTCGATCGGCGTCCCGTCCACACTGATCGCGCCCGGCACGACCAGCAGATTGTCGCGATAGAGTTGCGTCAGATAATCCTTGTGCCAGCGGGCGGGAAGGTTGGTCGTGTCGCCATTCCAGTAGAGCAGGTCGAAGGGCGGATAATCCATGCCGAGCAGATAATTATTGACGACATAATTCCAGATCAGGTCGCGCCCGCGCAACAGGTTGAACGTGACGGCCATGTAGCGCCCGTCCAGGAATCCGCGCGATGAGAGCTGATCCAACAGCTTCATCTGCTCGTCATCGATGAATAGGGTCAGGTCGCCCGCCTGGCTGAAATCGACCTGCGCGGTGAAGAAGGTCGCGCTCGCCACCTTGTCCGCCTGTCCCCGCGCCGCGAGCAGTGCGAGCGTCGCGGCCAGCGTGGTCCCCGCCACGCAATAGCCGATGGTATGGACGCTCCTGACCTTCAGCAGATCGCGCACCGTGTCGATCGCGTCGATCTGGCCGCTAAGGATATAATCGTCCCAGACCAGATCCTTCATCGACGCGTCGGCCGACTTCCAGGACACCAGGAAGACGCTGATCCCTTGATCCACCGCCCATTTGACGAAGCTCTTTTCAGGCGACAGGTCGAGA from Sphingobium sp. HWE2-09 includes:
- a CDS encoding PHA/PHB synthase family protein, with the protein product MNKTDVLEPQLPSLQQMQQWTDVIGRAQQLMLEQAAGASGQAFPFDPETVARIQTGFADEGLALWQRFLNSGGLLREQPDPAPVGSPAAAKDRRFADPAWTQHPFYDLIRQSYLLVSDYMTRLADAVDGVDPKVKAKLRFTTTGMLDALSPANFPLTNPTVVQKTIETGGENLVKGLKHMLADLEKGQLTHTDGSQFELGRNIAATPGKVIHETPLYQLIHYAPSTETVLETPLIIFPPWINRFYILDLSPEKSFVKWAVDQGISVFLVSWKSADASMKDLVWDDYILSGQIDAIDTVRDLLKVRSVHTIGYCVAGTTLAATLALLAARGQADKVASATFFTAQVDFSQAGDLTLFIDDEQMKLLDQLSSRGFLDGRYMAVTFNLLRGRDLIWNYVVNNYLLGMDYPPFDLLYWNGDTTNLPARWHKDYLTQLYRDNLLVVPGAISVDGTPIDLRQVQTPAYVQAGREDHIAPLESVWKLTENLSGPVRFLLAGSGHIAGVINPPVANKYQYWVSAQPQATLDDFLAAATETKGSWWPDWRNWIEQQGDSRQVPVKGARKPGGGKLKAIEDAPGRYVKMR